The following coding sequences lie in one Niabella agricola genomic window:
- a CDS encoding DUF6620 family protein encodes MFKKFLNNLLSNEAEQQKEQVQGANPFHQPFNPHANKANDDNDMPAPGNHHQFDPQTQHGTHYTKEAFDAAANRHYEELLANQDEVLSENEKRNLKREAIKQLYLQWNGHNYDQLIQFEMANSMELTGYATQGFNQVQEEGNPLYEPIHGISLYDYAGIAHATTQGIPEETILKAMGIEKAVWEEVNLLWPERMKEDASFGIMTKYGEYFAIAGEHPKLAGLKPAAAAAPDGNANLEKLKTDRYFYEELCGARTAAYEYGLDGAQWILEHFGINLSDFQSVAMNWMTAQNQQFNSNEIQHYMDYQLQKQKEYAERFAKEQGGNIADDVTF; translated from the coding sequence ATGTTTAAAAAATTCCTGAACAATCTCCTCAGCAACGAAGCTGAACAGCAAAAAGAACAAGTACAGGGAGCCAACCCGTTCCATCAGCCCTTCAACCCGCATGCAAATAAAGCAAACGATGATAACGACATGCCGGCACCGGGAAATCATCACCAGTTTGACCCCCAAACACAGCACGGCACCCATTACACCAAAGAAGCCTTTGATGCTGCAGCAAACCGGCATTATGAAGAACTGCTGGCCAACCAGGATGAAGTCCTCAGTGAAAACGAAAAACGGAACTTAAAAAGAGAAGCCATTAAGCAGTTATACCTTCAGTGGAACGGGCATAACTACGACCAGCTTATACAATTTGAAATGGCCAACTCCATGGAGCTTACCGGTTATGCCACCCAGGGATTTAACCAGGTGCAGGAAGAAGGGAATCCGCTGTACGAACCAATCCATGGCATTTCGCTGTACGACTATGCCGGCATTGCACATGCTACCACACAGGGCATTCCTGAAGAAACGATCCTGAAAGCCATGGGTATTGAAAAAGCGGTATGGGAAGAAGTAAACCTCCTTTGGCCGGAACGGATGAAAGAAGATGCCAGCTTTGGCATCATGACCAAATATGGCGAATACTTTGCCATTGCCGGCGAACATCCCAAACTGGCCGGCCTGAAACCGGCTGCTGCAGCCGCACCGGATGGAAACGCCAACCTGGAAAAATTAAAAACTGACCGGTATTTTTACGAAGAACTTTGCGGTGCAAGAACTGCAGCTTACGAATACGGGTTGGATGGCGCTCAATGGATACTGGAACACTTCGGCATTAACCTTTCCGACTTCCAGTCTGTTGCCATGAACTGGATGACCGCACAAAACCAGCAGTTCAATAGTAACGAGATTCAACATTATATGGATTATCAGCTACAGAAGCAAAAAGAATATGCGGAACGATTTGCAAAAGAGCAGGGCGGAAATATTGCCGACGACGTAACCTTCTAA
- a CDS encoding SPFH domain-containing protein produces the protein MSLPFIEIIESPTPDPNLLMWKFADKDKEIKNGAKLTVRESQQALLLNEGQLADIFLPGLHTLSTENIPIISRLKGWKYGFESPFKADVYFFNTHHFITNKWGTPAPILMNDPRFGQVRIRAFGSFDIKIADPGTFFSTYAGTFPRLTIFELQAQLRDFVAPKFGEVLAKEQIPVTAVAGNITDLGKKIEPHLKPYFASLGLELTQFIITSVTLPEEVTAFYDKVTNMNMVTDMDKFTKFNTANAIGDKGTVLNDATQTAMAMGLMMNQLQQNRTDIATPAAAPKEDITAKLQKLKTLFENGLIDDEEYKAKKAELLTQL, from the coding sequence ATGAGCTTACCTTTTATTGAAATTATCGAGTCGCCCACTCCCGACCCGAACCTCCTGATGTGGAAATTTGCCGACAAAGACAAGGAAATTAAAAATGGCGCTAAATTAACCGTAAGAGAAAGCCAGCAGGCATTATTGCTGAACGAAGGACAGCTGGCAGATATTTTCTTGCCCGGGCTGCATACCCTGTCAACAGAAAATATTCCCATCATCAGCCGGCTTAAGGGATGGAAGTATGGTTTCGAAAGTCCCTTCAAAGCGGATGTTTACTTTTTTAACACCCATCATTTTATCACTAATAAATGGGGCACGCCTGCACCCATCTTAATGAACGACCCCCGGTTTGGACAGGTGCGTATACGAGCCTTTGGCAGTTTTGACATTAAAATCGCAGATCCCGGTACTTTTTTCAGCACCTATGCCGGCACATTCCCCCGCCTGACCATTTTTGAGCTACAGGCCCAGTTGCGCGATTTTGTGGCGCCGAAATTCGGAGAAGTCCTCGCAAAAGAACAGATCCCTGTAACCGCTGTGGCCGGCAATATAACCGATCTTGGCAAGAAGATCGAACCGCACCTGAAACCCTATTTTGCTTCCCTGGGCCTTGAGCTGACGCAGTTCATCATTACCAGTGTTACGCTGCCGGAAGAAGTAACCGCGTTTTACGATAAAGTTACCAATATGAATATGGTAACGGACATGGATAAATTCACAAAGTTCAATACAGCCAATGCAATCGGGGATAAAGGCACGGTCCTGAACGATGCGACGCAAACGGCGATGGCCATGGGCCTGATGATGAACCAGCTTCAGCAAAACCGGACGGATATTGCAACACCGGCAGCCGCACCCAAGGAAGACATTACGGCAAAGCTGCAAAAGCTCAAAACACTTTTTGAAAACGGCCTGATCGACGATGAAGAATACAAAGCCAAAAAAGCCGAGCTATTAACACAGTTATAA
- a CDS encoding metallophosphoesterase family protein — MKRSGFLKSISLTAGALALSRTAGAGSRRNQPVLTLAHITDVHVRPDEEVPARFVKCLEEIKKRKVDFFLNGGDSIHAADYKDITRERVLEQWECWDTCMQALKGYEVYSCVGNHDNWWAAPSKEDAMYGVNYAAKRAGMPHRYYSVDKKNWRFIILDGNNNGIALDQEQLQWLQRQLETTPAGTHVLLMSHFPILTVTNTWEGGQHKDHKELKQLFYQHKDKVRVCLSGHQHLLDHAWYNDVHYFCNGAMSGFWWGKGNEKSAAPYYYQETPPGYAILKLYADGRVENEYIVHRY; from the coding sequence ATGAAACGCAGCGGTTTTTTAAAAAGCATTTCTTTAACAGCGGGCGCACTGGCCCTTTCCCGGACAGCAGGGGCTGGCAGCAGGCGGAATCAACCGGTGCTTACCCTTGCGCATATTACCGATGTGCACGTAAGGCCGGATGAAGAAGTGCCGGCACGGTTTGTAAAATGCCTGGAGGAGATCAAAAAAAGAAAGGTTGATTTTTTCCTGAACGGAGGCGATTCTATACATGCAGCCGATTATAAAGATATTACCCGAGAGCGGGTGCTGGAGCAATGGGAATGCTGGGATACATGCATGCAGGCGCTTAAGGGCTACGAAGTGTACAGCTGTGTGGGCAACCACGATAACTGGTGGGCAGCGCCTTCCAAAGAAGATGCAATGTACGGGGTGAACTACGCCGCAAAACGGGCAGGTATGCCGCACCGCTATTACAGTGTTGATAAAAAAAACTGGCGGTTTATTATTCTTGACGGGAACAATAACGGCATAGCGCTGGATCAGGAGCAGCTGCAGTGGTTACAGCGCCAGCTGGAAACTACCCCGGCCGGAACGCATGTATTGCTGATGTCGCATTTCCCGATACTTACCGTTACCAATACCTGGGAAGGCGGGCAGCATAAGGATCACAAGGAACTAAAGCAGCTGTTTTATCAGCATAAGGATAAAGTACGGGTTTGCCTCAGCGGGCATCAGCACCTGCTGGACCATGCCTGGTACAATGATGTTCATTACTTCTGTAACGGAGCCATGAGTGGGTTCTGGTGGGGAAAGGGTAATGAAAAATCGGCCGCTCCCTATTATTACCAGGAAACGCCTCCCGGTTATGCTATTCTTAAACTCTATGCAGATGGAAGGGTGGAGAACGAGTACATCGTACATCGTTATTAG
- a CDS encoding SusC/RagA family TonB-linked outer membrane protein yields MRKVFSCLLLLCFLQVSAGGYAQRLNLSEKNAAFEKVMEDIRTQTGYNFFYVKSHLRNTKPVTVRVFNVSLKEAMDAVCKDQPVTYEIKDRVVIIKKRDGNDLARLASGDQRITGRVTGAGGKPLAGVSIRIKGTTVGVVTAEDGSFSIEAPENSILEVSYIGYITQEIKTNAGDLGNIQLVPGDKNLDEIVVVGFGVQKKVNLTGAVDMITSKQLESRPISNLGAGLQGLIPNLNITISNGRATTNPNFNIRGFTSINGGDPLIIVDNIPFTMAEVARLNPNDVETVSVLKDAAAAAIYGARASFGVVLITTKKAKGNDLNVALNAMVGYRTRGKLPDLVTDPYQVMDAKNEAGKPLYNLYPESVREYAKKRSEDPSLPAVILNPTNTNNWAYYGATDWLDEAYNKTAPTYNANLSISKRADKLSYYFSGDYYRQDGLLKYGNDIYKRYNVRGKVDFDVTRWLKFSNNTLLTSTDYEAPVFLDGDFFWNVNRTNSLDVPKNPDGSWTSAGAQVLGALQQGGRRREKLNEYLTTFSAKAALIKDVWDLNADATFRRGSTLIRSYDIPVPYKTGPNNPVQYTFSNTWARDQNITSLYNVYNVYTDFHKNFGAHYLQALVGFNQEYFNSNDFWTRRNNLIANTLPSPGVSTGDITNSETIRDWAVQGVFSRLGYNYKGKYLLELNSRYDGSSRFPPGKRWGFFPSASAGWLISEESFFAPVKNALALNMLKLRGSYGSLGNQASVSEYGYIPTMSNGQVGYILGAGRPQAVYAPGAVSDNFSWESIATVNMGIDLALLNNRLAVNFDKYTRYTNDMLIQGKTLPAVFGTAVPRENAGDLKTKGWELRLNWRDNGQLAGSPFWYNLALTLADSRAWITRFDNPTKYLGGSFNNNTGSLSYYEGMEIGEIWGLDVLGYFKDAQDVANSPNQRAVGEDDQGYNFYPGDLKFADRNHNGSIDLGNKTLENPGDMHIIGNRSARYPYSIDLSGGWKGVDLRIFLQGIGKRDWYPGSSNIYFWGVYAQPWTNVTTLNLDHWTPENPNAYFPAIRAYTAEDAMSPLAIPNKKYMQNGAYMRVKNVTLGYTLPSAVLTRLKLDKVRFYISAENIFEISHLKVKLDPESIGEGNRAQAAYPFQRTYSFGLNLNF; encoded by the coding sequence ATGAGAAAGGTATTTTCCTGTCTGCTGCTGCTTTGCTTTTTGCAGGTAAGCGCCGGCGGTTATGCCCAGCGACTCAACCTTTCCGAGAAGAACGCGGCCTTTGAAAAAGTGATGGAAGATATCCGCACGCAAACAGGCTATAATTTCTTTTATGTAAAATCGCATTTGCGAAATACAAAACCTGTAACGGTCCGTGTATTCAATGTTTCGCTGAAAGAAGCCATGGACGCGGTTTGTAAGGATCAGCCGGTAACCTACGAGATCAAAGACCGGGTGGTGATCATAAAAAAGCGCGATGGGAACGACCTGGCCCGCCTCGCAAGCGGTGATCAACGGATTACCGGAAGGGTTACGGGAGCGGGCGGCAAGCCGCTGGCAGGTGTAAGCATCCGCATTAAAGGTACTACGGTAGGTGTGGTAACTGCGGAGGATGGCAGTTTCTCTATTGAAGCACCGGAAAACAGCATACTGGAGGTTTCCTATATCGGGTATATTACGCAGGAAATAAAAACAAATGCGGGAGACCTGGGCAATATCCAGCTGGTGCCGGGCGATAAAAACCTGGATGAGATCGTAGTGGTAGGCTTTGGTGTGCAGAAGAAAGTAAACCTGACCGGAGCCGTGGATATGATTACCTCCAAACAATTGGAAAGCCGGCCCATTTCAAACCTGGGCGCGGGTTTGCAGGGATTGATTCCCAACCTGAATATAACGATCTCCAATGGAAGGGCTACTACCAATCCTAACTTCAATATCCGGGGCTTTACCAGTATTAATGGCGGTGATCCGCTGATCATTGTGGATAATATTCCGTTTACCATGGCCGAAGTGGCACGGCTCAATCCCAATGATGTAGAGACCGTTTCTGTATTAAAAGATGCTGCAGCGGCCGCCATCTACGGAGCACGGGCTTCCTTTGGTGTGGTGTTGATTACCACAAAAAAAGCAAAAGGAAATGATCTGAATGTGGCATTAAACGCAATGGTCGGATACCGCACCCGCGGCAAATTGCCGGATCTTGTAACCGATCCATACCAGGTGATGGATGCCAAGAACGAAGCCGGTAAACCCTTATACAACCTGTACCCCGAATCGGTACGTGAGTATGCAAAAAAACGTTCGGAGGATCCTTCGCTGCCTGCAGTCATTCTGAACCCGACCAATACCAATAACTGGGCCTACTATGGTGCTACAGACTGGTTGGATGAAGCCTACAATAAAACAGCACCTACGTATAATGCCAACCTCAGCATTTCCAAACGGGCAGACAAACTGAGTTATTATTTCTCGGGCGATTATTACCGGCAGGACGGGTTGCTGAAATATGGAAATGACATATACAAGCGGTATAACGTAAGAGGGAAGGTTGATTTTGATGTAACCCGGTGGTTGAAGTTTTCCAATAATACTTTGCTGACAAGTACCGACTATGAAGCTCCCGTTTTTCTGGATGGCGATTTCTTTTGGAATGTAAACCGTACCAATTCGCTGGACGTGCCTAAGAACCCGGACGGCAGCTGGACAAGTGCCGGCGCCCAGGTATTGGGGGCCTTGCAACAAGGCGGCCGCCGCCGGGAAAAACTGAATGAGTACCTGACTACCTTTTCTGCAAAAGCAGCGTTGATAAAAGATGTATGGGATCTGAATGCCGATGCAACCTTCCGGCGCGGATCTACGCTCATCCGGTCGTATGATATTCCTGTACCTTATAAAACAGGTCCCAATAACCCGGTACAATACACGTTCTCCAATACCTGGGCCCGGGATCAGAATATAACCAGTTTGTACAATGTGTATAACGTGTACACCGATTTTCACAAAAATTTCGGAGCACATTACCTGCAGGCACTGGTTGGGTTTAACCAGGAATACTTTAATTCAAATGATTTCTGGACCCGCCGTAATAATCTTATCGCAAATACGTTACCGTCTCCCGGCGTAAGCACCGGGGATATCACCAATAGCGAAACCATCCGGGATTGGGCGGTTCAGGGGGTGTTTTCAAGACTGGGGTATAACTATAAAGGAAAGTACCTGTTGGAATTGAACAGCCGGTATGACGGATCTTCACGCTTCCCCCCGGGAAAAAGATGGGGATTTTTTCCGTCGGCATCTGCAGGCTGGTTGATATCTGAAGAAAGTTTTTTTGCGCCGGTAAAAAATGCCCTGGCATTGAATATGCTAAAGCTTCGGGGGTCATATGGCTCCCTGGGGAACCAGGCTTCGGTATCGGAGTATGGTTATATTCCTACGATGAGCAACGGGCAGGTAGGATATATACTGGGCGCAGGACGGCCGCAGGCCGTGTATGCACCCGGAGCGGTTTCTGATAATTTTAGCTGGGAGAGTATTGCTACCGTCAACATGGGGATTGATCTGGCCCTTCTTAACAACCGGCTGGCCGTCAATTTTGATAAATATACCCGCTATACCAATGATATGCTGATACAGGGTAAAACCCTGCCCGCTGTATTCGGAACCGCCGTTCCGAGAGAAAATGCGGGCGACCTGAAAACAAAGGGATGGGAACTGCGGCTGAACTGGAGAGATAACGGGCAACTGGCAGGTTCGCCGTTCTGGTACAACCTGGCCTTAACGCTGGCAGACAGCCGTGCCTGGATCACCCGTTTTGATAACCCCACAAAATACCTGGGCGGTTCCTTTAATAATAATACAGGAAGCCTCAGCTACTACGAAGGAATGGAGATCGGCGAGATCTGGGGACTGGATGTACTGGGTTATTTTAAAGATGCACAGGATGTAGCAAATTCACCCAACCAGCGGGCTGTTGGTGAAGACGACCAGGGCTATAATTTTTATCCCGGTGATCTGAAGTTTGCAGACCGGAACCATAATGGTTCCATCGACCTGGGTAATAAAACCCTGGAAAACCCCGGGGATATGCATATTATCGGCAACCGGAGTGCGCGTTATCCATACAGTATCGATCTTTCGGGAGGATGGAAAGGTGTTGACCTGCGTATTTTTCTGCAGGGCATCGGCAAACGCGACTGGTATCCCGGCAGCTCCAATATTTATTTCTGGGGCGTGTATGCGCAACCCTGGACCAATGTAACCACATTGAATCTGGACCATTGGACACCGGAGAACCCCAATGCCTATTTTCCGGCGATACGGGCCTATACGGCGGAAGATGCCATGTCGCCACTGGCCATTCCCAATAAGAAGTATATGCAGAACGGCGCCTATATGCGGGTAAAGAATGTAACCCTGGGATATACATTGCCGTCCGCTGTTTTAACGAGGCTGAAACTGGATAAAGTGCGGTTTTATATCAGTGCTGAAAATATTTTTGAAATCTCACATCTGAAGGTGAAACTGGATCCCGAATCGATTGGTGAGGGAAACAGAGCGCAGGCTGCTTATCCCTTCCAGCGAACCTATTCCTTTGGATTAAACCTGAATTTTTAA
- a CDS encoding RagB/SusD family nutrient uptake outer membrane protein — translation MKRISYILLAATLLGVSCKKDFLQRSPQTSVTKDIFFNTPADLETYTNGLYGQLRANWNDLYSDNISVNTGGSEVDNLIRGGLSPATVGGWNNWGNLRSINYLLDNVGKTTGDQAAINHYIGVARFFRANFYYNMVKRYGDVPWYSHVMGTNDELLYKAKDPRTVVVDSVMADLEYAVANIKNTYPANASPRNTYLTQWAALTLLARVALHEGTYRKYHTELNLQASAQTFLQRAVSASQAIIDNGGFDISGSSAADYRALFSSNNIAANKEVIFLQKNSKDLGVANNTHVVLDWQWALSSSLADEFLTKDGTPYTSVAGYDKKTFTEMFNNRDPRLAETIMPPGFTTAPANSAYITRPSFGGYLQVKFYPRDPALRGGWELNYTDLPIFRYAEVLLINAEAKAELGTLTQGDINATVNKIRNRVGMPALNMVAANAAPDAYLGAMYPLVTGSNKGVILEIRRERRVELACEGFRFDDLYRWKAGPLLGQASSGMYIPALGGYDVTGDGVEDIAILQSKNDEGPIAGLPENVKAKIVKYYIADGEFYLSNTTSGRIVFAKDKVQPRNFVDPKYYYFPIPVEQTVLNKNLTQPSGW, via the coding sequence ATGAAACGTATTTCATATATACTATTAGCGGCCACCTTACTGGGCGTTTCCTGTAAAAAAGATTTTTTGCAGCGCAGTCCCCAAACCTCTGTTACCAAAGACATATTTTTTAATACACCGGCCGATCTGGAAACCTATACGAATGGATTATACGGGCAGCTAAGAGCAAACTGGAATGATCTCTATTCGGATAATATATCTGTAAACACAGGTGGCAGTGAGGTCGATAACCTGATCCGCGGGGGCCTTAGTCCTGCAACCGTTGGTGGCTGGAATAACTGGGGCAATCTGCGCAGCATCAACTATTTGCTGGACAACGTAGGGAAAACTACCGGAGATCAGGCCGCAATCAATCATTATATTGGCGTGGCGCGTTTTTTCCGGGCAAATTTTTACTACAATATGGTAAAGCGATATGGGGATGTGCCCTGGTACTCGCATGTGATGGGTACCAACGACGAATTGCTGTATAAAGCCAAAGATCCCCGTACGGTGGTAGTAGATTCAGTAATGGCCGACCTGGAATATGCAGTTGCCAATATAAAAAATACGTACCCGGCAAATGCCAGTCCCAGAAACACCTACCTGACCCAGTGGGCCGCATTAACCCTGCTTGCACGGGTGGCGCTGCATGAAGGTACTTACCGTAAATACCATACAGAGCTGAACCTGCAGGCATCTGCCCAAACATTTTTGCAGCGCGCGGTTTCGGCTTCACAGGCTATCATCGACAACGGAGGGTTTGATATCTCCGGAAGCAGTGCCGCTGATTACAGGGCCCTGTTCTCCAGCAATAACATTGCCGCAAATAAAGAAGTGATCTTTCTTCAGAAGAACAGCAAAGACCTGGGAGTTGCCAACAACACCCATGTGGTGTTAGACTGGCAGTGGGCTTTGAGCTCCAGCCTGGCCGATGAATTCCTGACGAAAGACGGAACCCCTTATACTTCCGTGGCCGGGTATGATAAAAAAACATTTACAGAAATGTTCAATAACCGCGATCCCCGCCTGGCGGAGACCATTATGCCGCCCGGGTTTACTACAGCTCCTGCTAACAGTGCATATATTACCCGGCCAAGTTTTGGCGGTTACCTGCAGGTGAAATTTTATCCGCGCGATCCGGCGTTAAGAGGTGGCTGGGAACTGAATTATACGGATCTGCCGATCTTCCGGTATGCCGAAGTATTATTGATCAACGCGGAAGCTAAAGCGGAGCTGGGTACCCTTACCCAGGGCGATATCAATGCAACGGTAAACAAGATCCGTAACCGCGTAGGCATGCCGGCGCTGAATATGGTGGCAGCCAATGCCGCACCGGATGCTTATCTTGGAGCTATGTATCCCCTGGTTACCGGTAGCAATAAAGGTGTGATCCTGGAAATACGACGGGAGCGCCGGGTAGAGCTGGCCTGCGAGGGCTTTCGCTTTGATGATCTTTACCGTTGGAAGGCCGGACCGCTCTTGGGACAAGCTTCCAGCGGTATGTATATACCGGCGCTGGGTGGCTACGATGTTACCGGCGACGGGGTGGAAGATATCGCTATCCTGCAGTCTAAAAATGATGAGGGGCCGATTGCCGGACTGCCCGAAAATGTAAAAGCGAAAATCGTGAAATATTATATTGCTGACGGCGAGTTTTATTTGTCAAATACAACCTCCGGACGGATCGTATTTGCCAAGGATAAAGTGCAGCCGCGTAATTTTGTAGACCCGAAGTATTATTATTTCCCGATCCCGGTTGAACAGACCGTATTGAATAAGAACCTGACACAGCCCAGCGGCTGGTAA
- a CDS encoding purple acid phosphatase family protein, which yields MYFESRHIIKYINFAGNQFNHTMNGNEFSNNRRSFLKGGLTLGGMALLNPQKALAAATEKEEAFRILAGPYLQTNFGNSISILWITNKNAASWVSYGTSADALHQTAFGKSELGLKPAGRINCVTLTNLKPGTTYYYKIASKEIKDFQPYKLTYGAALNGDTEQFVNADPAKDSVSFVMLNDIHDRPQSIPHLLNLDKGNRRDFVFFNGDIFDYQTDEQQIIDHMLQPCDLFARSLPFVYVRGNHETRGKFARDFSAYFHHVGHTAFTLGPARFVILDTGEDKDDTHPVYAGIVDFDVYRLEQARWLEQEMRSNAFKKASFRIVMMHIPPRYSGDAHGAVHCTQVFEPLLNKGKVDLVLSGHTHRYKIHEPDKHGNHYPIIIGGGPRDGSRTITQVTASKKEVRVRMLDDSGKEVGSYLVTKK from the coding sequence ATGTATTTTGAGAGCCGGCATATTATTAAATACATCAACTTTGCCGGCAACCAATTCAATCATACCATGAACGGAAACGAATTCAGCAATAACCGGCGGTCCTTTTTAAAAGGTGGCCTTACCCTGGGCGGCATGGCCCTGCTAAACCCTCAAAAAGCCCTGGCTGCTGCAACTGAAAAAGAAGAAGCCTTCAGGATCCTTGCAGGCCCCTACCTGCAGACCAATTTTGGCAACAGCATCTCCATTTTATGGATCACCAATAAAAACGCTGCAAGCTGGGTCAGCTATGGAACTTCAGCCGATGCACTGCATCAAACGGCATTTGGCAAAAGCGAACTGGGATTAAAACCCGCGGGGAGGATCAATTGCGTTACCCTCACCAACCTGAAGCCCGGGACAACTTATTATTACAAGATCGCTTCTAAAGAAATAAAAGATTTTCAGCCCTATAAACTTACATACGGAGCAGCACTAAACGGAGACACCGAGCAGTTTGTAAACGCCGACCCCGCTAAAGATTCCGTTTCCTTTGTAATGCTGAACGATATTCATGACCGTCCCCAATCCATACCGCACCTGCTGAACCTCGACAAAGGCAACCGGCGCGATTTTGTTTTTTTTAACGGCGACATTTTTGATTATCAAACCGACGAGCAACAAATTATCGACCATATGCTTCAGCCCTGCGATCTGTTTGCACGGAGCCTTCCCTTTGTGTATGTACGGGGCAACCATGAAACCCGCGGGAAGTTTGCACGAGACTTTTCAGCATATTTCCATCATGTAGGCCATACTGCATTTACACTGGGGCCCGCGCGCTTTGTGATCCTGGACACCGGTGAAGACAAGGACGATACGCATCCTGTTTATGCGGGTATCGTGGATTTTGATGTCTATCGCCTGGAACAGGCCCGTTGGCTGGAGCAGGAGATGCGCAGCAACGCATTTAAGAAAGCGTCGTTCCGCATTGTGATGATGCATATTCCACCCCGTTATTCCGGAGATGCACACGGAGCTGTGCATTGCACCCAGGTATTTGAACCGCTATTAAATAAAGGCAAGGTGGATCTTGTACTGAGTGGTCATACACACCGGTACAAGATCCACGAACCGGACAAGCATGGCAACCACTACCCAATCATTATCGGTGGCGGTCCCAGGGACGGTTCGCGCACTATTACACAGGTTACCGCCTCCAAAAAGGAAGTGCGGGTTCGTATGCTCGATGATTCCGGCAAAGAAGTGGGTAGCTACCTGGTAACAAAAAAATAA
- a CDS encoding FecR family protein, translated as MQRIEEGKASDSDLQSYNAWCNQQQGREPDAADLDAKERQMFREISRRIDGKAAPLRTWIRIAAAAVLLAACLTGVFRWVNTSFKQRTGVVAAPEIKPDIAPGTNMATLVLADGRRILLSEGGNGKLAGQKGVIVTKVTDSTIVYQPDAFALADRPVAAGATAYNTLITARAQQFGITLPDGSKVWLNAATSLKFPVNFTGLRERRVELEGEAYFEVAKDARKPFIVHSGRQDVKVLGTHFNVSSYADEPEARTTLLEGSVKINGRQTLKPGEQALVNGRGLVAVSKVNTDASVAWKNGYFEFNDENVYEIMTKVARWYDVQVIYEGNMPLDKMKGAMSRFQNVSGVLGIMEATGLFSFRIDGKKIYVTRT; from the coding sequence ATGCAACGCATTGAGGAGGGCAAGGCCTCCGACAGCGATCTGCAATCATACAACGCCTGGTGCAATCAGCAGCAGGGCAGGGAGCCGGATGCCGCAGACCTTGATGCAAAGGAAAGGCAGATGTTCCGGGAAATCAGCCGGAGAATAGATGGCAAGGCGGCTCCTTTAAGAACCTGGATCCGGATTGCGGCAGCTGCAGTACTGCTGGCGGCTTGTTTGACGGGTGTCTTCAGGTGGGTAAACACTTCGTTTAAACAACGGACCGGTGTTGTTGCTGCCCCCGAAATAAAACCGGATATTGCCCCGGGAACCAATATGGCCACCCTTGTTCTTGCGGACGGCCGCCGGATCCTGCTTTCAGAAGGTGGTAACGGAAAACTGGCCGGGCAGAAAGGCGTCATTGTTACGAAGGTTACCGATAGTACGATTGTATATCAGCCGGATGCGTTTGCGCTGGCGGATCGTCCGGTTGCTGCAGGTGCAACGGCATACAATACGTTAATCACTGCCCGCGCGCAGCAATTCGGGATCACACTTCCCGACGGATCGAAGGTTTGGCTGAATGCAGCCACTTCCCTGAAATTTCCGGTAAACTTTACAGGCTTAAGGGAGCGGCGGGTAGAGCTGGAAGGTGAGGCCTATTTTGAAGTGGCAAAGGATGCCCGTAAACCCTTTATTGTACACTCGGGCCGGCAGGATGTTAAAGTATTGGGTACGCATTTCAATGTGAGCAGTTATGCTGATGAACCGGAAGCACGCACTACTTTGCTGGAGGGGTCCGTGAAAATAAACGGACGGCAAACATTGAAACCTGGCGAGCAGGCGTTGGTTAATGGCAGGGGGCTGGTGGCCGTCTCAAAAGTAAATACCGATGCTTCGGTTGCATGGAAGAACGGGTACTTTGAATTTAACGATGAAAATGTATATGAGATCATGACCAAGGTTGCACGTTGGTATGATGTACAGGTAATTTATGAGGGTAATATGCCATTGGATAAGATGAAAGGGGCTATGTCGCGCTTTCAGAATGTGTCCGGTGTATTGGGGATCATGGAGGCCACGGGATTGTTTTCGTTCCGTATCGACGGGAAGAAAATTTACGTTACCCGAACCTGA